One part of the Vicia villosa cultivar HV-30 ecotype Madison, WI linkage group LG6, Vvil1.0, whole genome shotgun sequence genome encodes these proteins:
- the LOC131614460 gene encoding uncharacterized protein LOC131614460 has translation MIVGTLNIREGCSTVKKRRIHQIITKGEADIFLMQETKLRICSVATARSVWRQDKVDFSASNSEGMSSGLITLWNARIMEVLFSFRGPGYLGIKVRWMNRIYYVCNVYSACTLTLKRVLWNKLLELQSSFCDGGERMGSSIGGGLAGWGEFSCFINDNGLIDVPCKWKKYSWFSGDSKHKSRIDQFLVFNNIINRWGIVGQLIGLRDISDHCPVWLVVVKEDWARSLSNSIMSGFNIRIS, from the exons ATGATTGTTGGAACTTTAAACATTAGAGAGGGATGTAGCACGGTGAAGAAAAGGCGTATACATCAAATTATCACCAAGGGGGAGGCAGACATTTTTCTGATGCAGGAGACGAAACTCAGAATTTGCTCAGTGGCAACGGCTCGTAGTGTTTGGCGTCAGGACAAAGTCGATTTTTCTGCGTCTAATTCCGAAGGTATGTCTAGTGGTCTTATCACTCTATGGAATGCTAGGATTATGGAGGTGCTTTTTAGTTTTAGAGGTCCGGGTTATCTTGGCATCAAGGTTAGGTGGATGAATAGGATATACTATGTATGTAATGTTTACTCTGCCTGTACCTTAACTCTGAAGCGAGTACTATGGAATAAATTGCTAGAATTGCAATCTAGTTTCTGTGATG GAGGGGAGAGGATGGGGAGTTCTATTGGGGGCGGTTTAGCCGGATGGGGGGAGTTTTCTTGCTTCATAAATGACAATGGATTGATAGACGTTCCTTGCAAATGGAAGAAATACAGTTGGTTTAGTGGAGACAGTAAACATAAAAGCCGTATCGATCAGTTTCTTGTGTTTAACAACATTATCAACAGGTGGGGAATAGTGGGACAACTTATCGGTTTGAGAGACATTTCCGATCATTGTCCCGTGTGGCTAGTGGTGGTTAAAGAGGATTGGGCCCGAAgcctttcaaattcaataatgaGTGGTTTCAACATAAGGATTTCATGA